From the genome of Tachysurus vachellii isolate PV-2020 chromosome 2, HZAU_Pvac_v1, whole genome shotgun sequence, one region includes:
- the LOC132858305 gene encoding CD209 antigen-like protein E, whose amino-acid sequence MLQRSSERVEMVVEIYETADNVRGHDSETEKNNCDTERHLEEQHTGGDTAWSRCCRLTAVWLVLLLFVSLLTAVTVLWIKFSILTKDRDQLQSSYNNLTKDRDQLQSSYNNLTKDRDQLREDRDRYLRTFCSSCKQKCFSFSSSFYVISNEMKNWEESRKDCKAIGADLVIINSKEEQEFIVKQLDKLETWIGLSDTVKEGEWKWVDDTPLNTGSWAGGEPNNSGDEDCAVIYTNASHLTATWNDQKCSANFPWICEKHVSQ is encoded by the exons ATGCTTCAACGTTCATCTGAGCGAGTGGAGATGGTGGTGGAAATCTACGAGACTGCAGACAATGTTAGAGGTCACGACTCTGAGACAGAAAAGAACAactgtgacacagagagacacctagaagaacaacacacag GAGGAGACACTGCATGGAGCAGGTGTTGCAGACTGACTGCAGTGTGGTTGGTGCTGCTTCTGTTTGTTTCCTTGCTGACTGCTGTCACAGTTCTGTGGATCAAATTCAGCATtctgactaaagacagagaccagttacagtccagttacaataacctgactaaagacagagaccagttacagtccagttacaataacctgactaaagacagagaccagttacgGGAAGATAGAGACAGATACCTGAGAACATTTTGTAGTTCAT GTAAACAGAAGTGTTTCAGTTTTAGTTCCAGTTTTTATGTTATATCTAATGAGATGAAGAACTGGGAGGAGAGCAGAAAAGACTGCAAGGCCATAGGAGCAGACCTGGTGATCATAAACAGCAAAgaggaacag GAGTTCATCGTTAAACAGCTGGACAAACTTGAGACTTGGATTGGTCTGAGTGACACAGTAAAAGAGGGAGAGTGGAAATGGGTGGACGatacaccactgaacactgg GTCCTGGGCTGGAGGGGAACCGAATAATTCAGGTGACGAGGACTGTGCTGTGATTTACACTAATGCTTCACATTTGACTGCAACCTGGAATGACCAGAAATGTTCTGCTAACTTTCCCTGGATCTGTGAGAAACATGTTTCTCAATGA
- the LOC132860942 gene encoding CD209 antigen-like protein A, whose product MLRRSSERVEMVVEIYETADNVRGHDPETEKNNCDTERHLEEQHTGGDTAWSRCCRLTAVWLVLLLFVSLLTAVTVLWIKFSILTIDRDQLQSRYNNLTKDRDQLQSSYNNLTKDRDQLQTSYNNLTKDRDQLQSSYNNLTKDRDQLREERDRYQKTLHSSCKQKCFSFSSSFYVTSNEVKSWEESRKDCKAKGADLVIINSKEEQEFIIKHLDNLDTWIGLRDTVKEGEWKWVDDTPLNTAFRSWAQGEPNNRGDEDCAVIYTYPSHLTATWNDRKCSAKLPWICEKDVSQ is encoded by the exons ATGCTTCGACGTTCATCTGAGCGAGTGGAGATGGTGGTGGAAATCTACGAGACTGCAGACAATGTTAGAGGTCACGACCCTGAGACAGAGAAGAACAactgtgacacagagagacacctagaagaacaacacacag GAGGAGACACTGCATGGAGCAGGTGTTGCAGACTGACTGCAGTGTGGTTGGTGCTGCTTCTGTTTGTTTCCTTGCTGACTGCCGTCACAGTTCTGTGGATCAAATTCAGCATTCTGACTAtagacagagaccagttacagtcccgttacaataacctgactaaagacagagaccagttacaatccagttacaataacctgactaaagacagagaccagttacagaccagttataataacctgactaaagacagagaccagttacagtccagttacaataacctgactaaagacagagaccagttacgggaggagagagacagataccaGAAAACATTACATAGTTCAT GTAAACAGAagtgttttagttttagttccAGTTTTTATGTTACATCTAATGAGGTGAAGAGCTGGGAGGAGAGCAGAAAGGACTGCAAGGCCAAAGGAGCAGACCTGGTGATCATAAACAGCAAAgaggaacag GAGTTCATCATTAAACATCTGGACAACCTTGACACTTGGATTGGTCTGAGAGACACAGTAAAAGAGGGAGAGTGGAAATGGGTGGACGatacaccactgaacactgc TTTCAGGTCCTGGGCTCAAGGGGAACCGAATAATCGAGGTGATGAGGACTGTGCTGTGATTTACACTTATCCTTCACATTTGACTGCAACCTGGAATGACCGGAAATGTTCTGCTAAATTACCCTGGATCTGTGAGAAAGATGTTTCTCAATGA